From a region of the Cherax quadricarinatus isolate ZL_2023a unplaced genomic scaffold, ASM3850222v1 Contig5784, whole genome shotgun sequence genome:
- the LOC138852244 gene encoding NUAK family SNF1-like kinase 2, translated as MVLVMEYAAGGELYDYLSERKVLSEDEARRVFRHVASATYYCHKHKICHRDLKLENILLDLNGNAKIADFGLSNVFDEKHRLDTFCGSPLYASPEIVKGIPYTGPEVDCWSLGVLLYTLVYGAMPFDGSNFKRLVKQITQGDYYEPKKPSRKFLSLECL; from the exons ATGGTGCTTGTGATGGAATATGCAGCTGGTGGAGAACTCTATGATTACCTAAGTGAACGTAAGGTTCTATCGGAGGACGAGGCTCGTAGAGTATTTCGTCATGTTGCGTCTGCAACATATTACTGTCATAAG CACAAAATCTGTCACAGAGATCTTAAATTAGAAAATATCTTATTGGACTTGAACGGTAATGCCAAG ATTGCAGATTTTGGTCTTTCAAATGTATTTGATGAGAAACACCGGCTGGATACATTTTGTGGCTCTCCTCTGTATGCATCTCCTGAGATTGTGAAAGGCATCCCCTACACAGGACCTGAA GTTGACTGCTGGTCACTGGGGGTGTTACTGTACACGCTTGTGTATGGCGCCATGCCATTTGATGGCTCAAATTTCAAGCGCCTGGTCAAACAAATTACGCAGGGAGACTACTATGAACCCAAGAAACCTTCTCGTAAGTTCCTGAGTCTAGAGTGTTTATAA